A part of Ammospiza caudacuta isolate bAmmCau1 chromosome 5, bAmmCau1.pri, whole genome shotgun sequence genomic DNA contains:
- the NR2C1 gene encoding nuclear receptor subfamily 2 group C member 1 isoform X3 gives MATVEELAHQIFEQQMGEVTHSQEGGTQTLMDGAAQRIQIVPADSGLSLSQRIQILTDNSPNEQGLNKVFDLCVVCGDKASGRHYGAVTCEGCKGFFKRSIRKNLVYSCRGTKDCVINKHHRNRCQYCRLQRCIAFGMKQDSVQCERKPIEVSREKSSNCAASTEKIYIRKDLRSPLAATPTFVTDNETARSTGLLESGMFVNIHPSAIKSEPTVLMTPDKVEACQGDLSTLANVVTSLANLSKCKDVSQSSTELSMIENLSNGDASLSELKQEEQASSDVTRAFDTLAKALNPGESAACQNSESVDTSAQLLGGETSMNIVEIEGPLLSDAHVAFRLTMPSPMPDYLNVHYICESASRLLFLSMHWARSIPSFQALGQDNSISLVKACWNELFTLGLAQCSQVMNVATILAAFVNHLQGSLQQDKLPTDRGRLVMEHVFKLQEFCNSMVKLCLDGYEYAYLKAIVLFSPDHPGLENVVQIEKFQEKAYMEFQDYVTKAYPDDTYRLSRLLLRLPALRLMSAAITEELFFAGLIGNVQIDSIIPYILRMETADYNSQIIGHGV, from the exons attttaacGGACAACTCCCCCAATGAACAGGGCCTAAATAAAGTGTTTGATCTGTGTGTTGTGTGTGGAGACAAAGCATCAg GGCGTCATTATGGAGCAGTGACCTGTGAGGGATGCAAAGGATTCTTTAAAAGGAGCATACGGAAGAATTTGGTTTATTCGTGCCGAGGAACGAAGGACTGTGTCATTAACAAGCACCACCGGAATCGCTGCCAGTACTGTAGGCTGCAGAGATGCATCGCCTTTGGCATGAAACAGGATT CTGTACAGTGTGAGAGGAAACCTATTGAAGTGTCAAGAGAAAAATCTTCGAACTGTGCAGCTTCTACAGAAAAGATCTACATTCGGAAAGATCTCCGTAGTCCATTAGCTGCAACCCCAACTTTTGTAACAGACAATGAAACAGCAAG ATCAACGGGTTTGCTGGAATCAGGAATGTTTGTAAACATTCATCCGTCTGCAATAAAAAGTGAACCTACTGTGCTGATGACTCCAGATAAG GTAGAAGCATGTCAAGGAGATTTAAGTACACTGGCAAATGTAGTGACTTCATTAGCAAATCTCAGTAAATGCAAAGACGTGTCACAAAGCAGTACAGAGCTATCCATGATTGAAAATTTGAGTAATGGAGATGCATCATTATCTGAACTCAAGCAAGAAGAACAAGCTAGTAGTGATGTTACAAG GGCATTTGATACTCTTGCAAAAGCATTAAATCCAGGAGAGAGTGCAGCATGCCAGAACTCTGAAAGCGTTGACACCAGTGCACAGCTGCTTGGTGGAGAAACAAGCATGAACATCGTGGAAATAGAGGGGCCACTACTCAGTGATGCTCATGTAGCATTCAGG CTCACCATGCCTTCTCCTATGCCTGATTATCTTAATGTTCACTATATTTGTGAGTCTGCCTCCAGGTTGCTTTTCTTGTCCATGCACTGGGCACGTTCCATTCCATCTTTCCAAGCTTTGGG ACAGGATAACAGCATATCATTAGTAAAAGCCTGCTGGAATGAACTTTTTACGCTTGGTTTAGCACAATGCTCACAAGTTATGAATGTGGCAACGATCTTAGCTGCTTTTGTTAATCACCTTCAAGGCAGTTTACAACAAG ATAAGCTGCCAACAGACAGAGGAAGACTAGTAATGGAGCATGTCTTCAAATTGCAAGAGTTTTGTAACAGCATGGTTAAACTGTGTCTGGATGGGTATGAATATGCATATTTGAAAGCAATTGTCCTCTTCAGTCCTG atcacCCAGGTCTAGAAAATGTGGTACAGATTGAGAAATTTCAAGAAAAAGCTTACATGGAGTTCCAAGACTATGTAACAAAGGCATATCCGGATGATACCTACAG GCTATCTAGACTTCTTCTGCGATTGCCTGCTCTCAGGCTGATGAGTGCTGCCATCACTGAAGAGCTGTTCTTCGCAGGACTGATTGGCAATGTTCAGATTGACAGCATCATCCCATACATTCTGAGAATGGAGACAGCAGACTACAACTCTCAGATCATAGGTCATGGTGTGTAA